A window of the Zerene cesonia ecotype Mississippi chromosome 12, Zerene_cesonia_1.1, whole genome shotgun sequence genome harbors these coding sequences:
- the LOC119830987 gene encoding bombyxin A-3 homolog → MKSVAALALSCVSLLLIADTSVGQGQIYCGRRLAETLAYLCDNPLINRPGLIIKRTSYDTIMSDDFAWPWIPHRQAKGMRNKRQTVTSECCDKPCTLNELLTYCSY, encoded by the exons ATGAAGTCAGTCGCCGCTCTTGCGCTATCTTGTGTCTCGCTTCTTCTGATTGCGGACACGAGCGTTGGACAAGGGCAGATATATTGCGGGAGACGGCTGGCGGAAACGCTCGCGTACCTTTGCGACAACCCTCTCATAAACAGACCAG GTCTGATAATAAAACGCACGAGCTACGACACTATAATGTCCGACGACTTCGCCTGGCCGTGGATCCCGCACCGTCAGGCGAAGGGGATGAGAAACAAACGCCAGACCGTCACCTCCGAGTGTTGCGACAAACCCTGCACTCTCAACGAACTATTGACGTATTGCTcctattga